In the Arthrobacter sp. 31Y genome, one interval contains:
- a CDS encoding Dabb family protein, translating into MIRHAVLFKFKPDFPAADKAAWIEGLNRMKGNIPGLLNLTHGADVLQHDRSFDYAIVADFNAVEDLDVYNTHPLHEPLKKYSFPNSEQIIAVDFPL; encoded by the coding sequence ATGATCCGCCACGCGGTGCTTTTCAAGTTCAAGCCGGATTTCCCGGCAGCGGACAAAGCCGCATGGATCGAAGGCTTGAACCGGATGAAGGGCAACATTCCGGGTCTCCTGAACCTCACCCATGGAGCGGATGTGCTGCAGCATGATCGTTCTTTCGACTACGCGATCGTGGCCGATTTCAACGCAGTAGAAGACCTTGATGTCTACAACACACACCCGCTGCATGAACCGCTCAAGAAGTACTCGTTCCCCAACAGCGAGCAGATCATCGCCGTTGATTTTCCGCTTTAG